In the genome of Ignavibacteriales bacterium, one region contains:
- a CDS encoding flavin reductase family protein, which yields MLHYETKDIPFQQVHKLLLGGVAPRPIALVSTISEDGINNLTPFSFFNAFGANPPIIAFSPSRRGRDGTLKDTYHNLTKTKECVVQCVTHSMVEQVSLASTEYPPDVDEFIKSGLTPINSDIVKPQRVKESPFQMECKVLQIISFNELPSSANIVICEVLKFHVAEDLFVNGIIHPERIDLVARMSGDFYCRANGDAIFEIEKPISKKGIGFDNIPDFIKTSEIYSANDLGKLANTEKLPSTYQPEKFLHEVLSVGDEQVEFTVESFDRYQRRDDYKNMLRCLVYLKDSGLTGLKSKIELTAKTSLKKNDLEFAWNTALLVSHFNLI from the coding sequence ATGCTTCACTACGAAACTAAAGACATACCGTTTCAGCAGGTTCATAAATTATTGCTTGGTGGTGTTGCGCCGCGTCCTATCGCATTGGTCTCGACTATTTCAGAAGATGGAATAAATAATCTTACACCATTTTCTTTCTTCAATGCGTTTGGGGCTAACCCTCCTATCATTGCTTTCTCACCTTCGCGGAGGGGAAGAGACGGAACATTAAAGGACACTTACCATAATCTTACTAAAACAAAAGAGTGTGTTGTTCAGTGTGTTACTCATTCAATGGTTGAACAAGTTAGTCTTGCTTCAACTGAATACCCACCGGATGTTGATGAGTTCATTAAAAGCGGATTGACGCCTATCAATTCCGACATTGTAAAACCACAACGAGTTAAAGAATCTCCTTTTCAGATGGAATGTAAGGTGCTTCAGATAATTAGTTTTAATGAACTTCCTTCTTCCGCAAATATTGTGATATGTGAAGTCCTAAAATTTCATGTAGCAGAAGATCTATTTGTGAATGGAATAATACATCCTGAAAGAATTGATCTTGTAGCGAGAATGTCAGGCGACTTTTATTGCAGGGCAAATGGTGATGCTATATTTGAGATTGAAAAACCCATTTCAAAAAAAGGTATCGGCTTTGATAACATTCCTGATTTTATTAAAACTTCGGAAATATATTCAGCTAACGATCTTGGAAAATTGGCAAACACCGAAAAACTACCTTCAACATATCAACCGGAAAAATTTCTTCACGAAGTTTTATCTGTTGGTGATGAACAGGTTGAGTTCACAGTAGAATCATTTGACAGGTACCAACGAAGAGATGACTATAAAAATATGTTGAGATGTCTGGTCTATTTAAAGGATTCCGGACTGACAGGATTAAAATCCAAAATTGAATTAACGGCAAAGACATCCCTCAAAAAGAATGATTTAGAATTTGCATGGAATACAGCACTGCTGGTTAGTCATTTTAATCTCATCTGA
- a CDS encoding fumarylacetoacetate hydrolase family protein gives MKFVSFLKDDEERLGLFYNDKIYDLKKSAKEIGLKLPSTMKKFLKKFDENYQISKLVLSSVQQNKISASLNSGEVKLLAPVPDPPSCRDGYAFRQHVATARRNRGVEMIPEFDQYPVFYFTNHNSILGEGDVYLEEDHFQKLDFELEVAIVIGKGGKNILSKDADKHIAGFMIMNDLSARVLQMEEMKLNLGPAKGKDFGTAVGPYLVTVDELEQYKIETAFGNKYDLRMTAFHNGKQVSDGNMKDMNWTFAELIERASYGVELYPGDIIGSGTVGTGCYLELNGTWALEAKASNKEFSPVWIKEGDEMVLEITGLGSLKNKFYKSANTFSLMAKNK, from the coding sequence ATGAAATTCGTTTCCTTTCTAAAAGATGATGAAGAACGTTTAGGACTTTTTTATAACGATAAAATTTATGATCTGAAAAAATCAGCAAAAGAAATCGGTTTAAAACTTCCTTCAACAATGAAAAAATTTTTGAAGAAGTTTGATGAGAATTACCAGATTTCAAAACTGGTATTAAGCTCAGTTCAACAGAATAAGATAAGTGCGTCTTTAAATTCAGGTGAAGTAAAATTATTAGCTCCGGTTCCTGATCCTCCTTCTTGCAGGGATGGATATGCTTTCAGGCAGCACGTTGCTACTGCCCGCAGAAACAGGGGAGTTGAAATGATCCCGGAGTTCGATCAATATCCGGTATTTTATTTTACCAATCACAATTCAATTCTCGGCGAAGGCGATGTTTATCTTGAAGAAGATCATTTTCAAAAATTAGACTTTGAACTTGAGGTTGCTATTGTAATTGGTAAAGGTGGAAAAAATATTTTATCCAAAGATGCTGATAAACACATTGCGGGATTTATGATAATGAATGATCTATCTGCAAGAGTTTTGCAGATGGAAGAAATGAAACTGAATCTTGGTCCGGCTAAAGGAAAGGATTTTGGTACAGCAGTAGGACCTTATCTTGTTACAGTTGATGAACTCGAACAATATAAAATTGAAACTGCTTTTGGAAATAAATATGATCTTAGAATGACCGCATTCCACAATGGCAAGCAGGTATCAGATGGCAATATGAAAGATATGAACTGGACATTTGCCGAGTTGATTGAACGAGCTTCTTACGGTGTTGAATTATATCCGGGAGATATAATTGGTTCCGGAACAGTTGGTACAGGCTGTTATCTTGAACTTAACGGAACCTGGGCGTTAGAAGCAAAAGCTTCCAATAAAGAGTTTTCTCCTGTATGGATTAAAGAAGGTGATGAAATGGTTTTGGAGATAACAGGTTTGGGTTCGCTTAAAAATAAATTCTATAAATCAGCAAATACATTTTCTTTGATGGCAAAGAATAAATAA
- a CDS encoding rhodanese-like domain-containing protein — translation MLKKFLELSSSKKLGAVALILGLFAIVAGSPYDTNVAKVDTKELSLLVEKELDHINVETLADWIIKGKADYRLIDIRSEKEFGEYNIPSSENYPLSQLNNSGLMRNEKIILYSEGGIHSAQAWFLLKAKDFKNVYMLRGGLDEWKDRILFPAISTADDSLHPEATAKLREVSKFFGGVPQSESGDGNTIKTKIPLPTLSAPVQQPVTSTKKKKKEGC, via the coding sequence ATGTTAAAAAAGTTTTTGGAACTTAGCTCATCAAAAAAACTTGGCGCTGTTGCTTTAATTCTCGGACTATTTGCAATAGTTGCCGGAAGCCCTTATGACACCAACGTCGCCAAAGTAGATACAAAAGAATTATCTCTGCTTGTCGAGAAAGAATTAGATCACATCAATGTTGAAACACTTGCTGACTGGATCATTAAAGGAAAAGCCGATTACAGACTTATTGATATCCGGAGTGAAAAAGAGTTCGGCGAATATAATATTCCATCTTCGGAGAATTATCCGTTATCACAGTTAAACAACTCCGGATTAATGCGTAATGAAAAAATTATCCTCTACTCAGAAGGCGGTATACATTCGGCTCAGGCATGGTTTCTTCTGAAAGCAAAAGATTTTAAAAATGTCTACATGCTAAGGGGAGGTTTGGATGAATGGAAAGACAGAATACTCTTCCCCGCAATATCAACTGCCGATGATTCATTGCATCCAGAAGCGACGGCAAAGTTAAGAGAAGTGAGCAAATTTTTTGGAGGGGTTCCACAATCAGAATCTGGTGACGGAAATACTATTAAGACAAAAATACCTTTGCCGACACTTAGCGCGCCTGTTCAACAGCCTGTGACTTCAACAAAAAAGAAAAAGAAGGAAGGCTGTTAA
- a CDS encoding YeeE/YedE family protein: MTTISGTLSDEKEKVKSREHTPKPYMNPYLAGFGLGLVLLASFVIMGRGLGASGAFSSFIATTVNTVAPEHAAGNHFYAEYLGDGTTNPLKDWLVFEVIGVLIGGFISGTLAGRIKKTVERGPAFSSKMRLLFAFGGGTLMGIGAKLARGCTSGQALTGGALLNLGSWAFMMMVFAGAYMMAYFVRRQWL, encoded by the coding sequence GATGAAAAAGAAAAAGTGAAGTCAAGAGAACATACTCCTAAACCATACATGAATCCATATCTCGCCGGGTTCGGATTGGGTTTAGTTCTTCTTGCATCATTTGTAATTATGGGGCGCGGTCTCGGAGCTTCAGGTGCTTTTTCATCATTTATTGCTACAACAGTAAATACGGTAGCGCCTGAACATGCAGCAGGCAATCATTTCTATGCTGAATACCTTGGTGATGGAACCACAAATCCTCTAAAAGACTGGTTGGTATTTGAGGTTATCGGTGTTTTGATTGGAGGATTCATATCCGGCACTCTTGCAGGCAGAATCAAAAAGACTGTAGAAAGAGGACCCGCGTTTTCATCAAAGATGCGACTGCTCTTTGCATTTGGCGGAGGTACACTGATGGGAATCGGAGCCAAACTGGCACGAGGCTGTACAAGCGGTCAGGCATTAACCGGCGGTGCTTTACTTAATCTTGGAAGCTGGGCTTTTATGATGATGGTTTTTGCCGGTGCTTATATGATGGCTTACTTTGTAAGGAGGCAATGGTTATGA
- a CDS encoding homogentisate 1,2-dioxygenase: MPFYVRVGSVPPKRHTTFYKPDGKSLYREELFSTKGFSGIYSNKYHLYTPPQVERIGEMKKDNSNDWNDAPLQYYHFFTDKKKTNGNFLSSRNEFLKNEHCVISTANVTEDTDVFYRNSYAHEIVFVHHGKGEFLSEYGKLPFEDWDYIVVPKGTTYQMKFDNYKNVKLMIIESSTPFDIPKHFRNEYGQLAEDAPYYERDFKTPQFTEPVDKKGKFNLLLKVANRTFEYLLPHHPFDVVGWDGFLYPYTFNLKEYAPKVGKIHLPPPIHLMFTTQHFVVCNFVPRLFDFHPDAIPAPYYHSNVDSDEVLYYVHGDFMSRTGVQEGSITLHPMGIPHGPQPGKTEASIGKKDTDEYAIMIDTFAPLHVTKNVKGTMMEEYAQSWLEK, encoded by the coding sequence ATGCCTTTTTATGTAAGAGTCGGAAGTGTTCCACCAAAAAGACATACAACATTTTATAAACCTGACGGCAAATCACTATATCGTGAAGAACTTTTCAGCACAAAAGGTTTTTCAGGGATATATTCAAATAAATATCATCTCTATACACCGCCGCAGGTTGAAAGAATCGGCGAAATGAAAAAAGATAATTCGAATGACTGGAACGATGCGCCGCTTCAATACTATCATTTCTTTACAGATAAGAAAAAAACTAACGGGAATTTTCTTTCATCAAGAAATGAGTTTCTGAAGAATGAACATTGTGTAATATCAACCGCGAATGTTACTGAAGATACTGACGTGTTCTACCGAAACAGTTATGCACATGAAATAGTATTTGTTCATCACGGCAAAGGAGAATTTTTATCAGAGTATGGTAAACTTCCTTTTGAAGACTGGGATTATATCGTTGTTCCAAAAGGTACAACATATCAAATGAAGTTTGATAATTATAAAAATGTTAAGCTGATGATAATTGAATCAAGCACACCGTTTGATATTCCGAAACATTTCAGAAATGAGTATGGACAATTAGCAGAAGACGCACCGTATTATGAAAGAGATTTTAAAACACCTCAGTTCACAGAACCGGTTGATAAAAAAGGAAAGTTCAACCTTTTATTAAAAGTTGCCAACAGAACATTTGAATATCTTCTTCCACATCATCCGTTTGATGTTGTTGGATGGGATGGTTTTCTTTATCCATACACATTTAATCTTAAAGAGTATGCCCCCAAAGTCGGTAAGATACATTTGCCTCCGCCGATTCATTTAATGTTTACAACACAGCATTTTGTTGTTTGTAATTTTGTTCCAAGACTTTTTGATTTCCATCCTGACGCGATTCCAGCTCCTTATTATCATTCAAACGTTGATAGCGATGAAGTGCTTTATTATGTGCATGGAGATTTTATGTCGCGCACAGGTGTGCAGGAAGGATCAATAACATTACATCCGATGGGAATTCCGCACGGTCCGCAGCCAGGAAAAACTGAAGCATCAATCGGCAAAAAAGATACGGATGAGTACGCGATTATGATTGATACTTTCGCGCCGCTTCACGTGACAAAAAATGTTAAAGGAACAATGATGGAAGAGTATGCACAATCCTGGTTGGAGAAATAG
- a CDS encoding histidinol-phosphate transaminase — protein MIKIPEHIQKLIPYKAGKPIEELAREKGIKKIVKLASNENPLGPSPKAIEAIKKTLTEIHRYTDPSAYKLVNAISKKYNIPANKIVTGSGSDSILQYIITAFSDDEDEIVTSEGSFIGWYVNANKYGRKSFLAPLKNYAFDLDAISKLISSKTKLIYLANPNNPTGTMFTKSEFENFMKKVPDSVLVVLDEAYTVYAEDNPEYPNGFEYDYKNLIVIRTLSKAYGLAGIRIGFAVAEAELIRELYKVKLPFEPNMLAQEAAIAALDDEEFLSKTKQANKVSLERMKKKFDDLGIEYVPTSANFYLMLLNDQATSIRFNEECLNSGLILRPVNTFGIPNGIRINSGTEEETTFALEVIESVSNKILKVNTVNN, from the coding sequence ATGATCAAAATTCCTGAACACATTCAGAAACTTATTCCATATAAAGCAGGAAAACCGATTGAAGAACTGGCAAGGGAAAAGGGGATTAAAAAAATTGTTAAGCTTGCATCAAATGAAAATCCTCTGGGACCTTCACCAAAAGCAATTGAAGCGATTAAAAAAACATTGACAGAAATACATCGGTACACTGATCCTTCCGCTTATAAACTGGTAAATGCAATATCAAAAAAATATAATATTCCCGCGAACAAAATTGTTACGGGCAGCGGCTCGGATTCGATTCTTCAATACATAATAACAGCTTTTAGTGATGATGAAGATGAGATAGTTACATCGGAAGGTTCATTCATCGGCTGGTATGTTAACGCGAATAAATATGGCAGAAAATCTTTTTTAGCTCCGTTAAAAAATTATGCATTTGATCTTGATGCAATATCAAAATTGATTTCATCAAAAACTAAACTGATATATTTGGCAAACCCGAATAATCCAACCGGAACAATGTTTACAAAATCTGAATTCGAAAACTTCATGAAGAAAGTTCCGGATTCTGTTCTTGTTGTTCTTGATGAAGCTTATACAGTTTATGCAGAAGATAACCCTGAATATCCAAACGGATTTGAGTATGATTACAAAAATCTAATTGTAATAAGAACGTTGTCCAAGGCTTATGGTCTTGCCGGAATACGAATTGGTTTTGCAGTCGCTGAAGCTGAGTTGATTAGAGAATTATACAAAGTCAAACTGCCATTTGAACCAAATATGCTTGCGCAGGAAGCTGCAATAGCTGCGCTTGATGATGAAGAGTTTCTTTCTAAAACAAAGCAGGCAAACAAAGTCTCTTTAGAAAGAATGAAGAAAAAATTTGATGACCTTGGAATTGAATACGTTCCAACAAGCGCCAATTTTTATTTGATGTTATTGAATGATCAGGCAACAAGTATCAGATTTAATGAAGAATGTTTGAACTCTGGATTAATTTTGCGGCCTGTTAATACTTTCGGTATTCCGAATGGTATAAGGATAAACAGCGGCACTGAGGAAGAAACAACTTTTGCTCTTGAAGTAATTGAGAGTGTTTCAAATAAAATTTTAAAAGTGAATACAGTTAATAACTAG
- a CDS encoding acetoacetate--CoA ligase, with translation MIEEDKQPIWSPSEERINNSNLTAFIKYVSQNEKKYFGSYNDFYEWSVTEIEKFWEYLLKYSGIKFSLQYKKVLSDHSMPGAKWFEGSKLNFAENLLRFRDDKIAIISSREHFPEVKLTYSDLYERVNSVANYLKQLGVKEGDRVAGLVTNIPEAIIAMLATTSLGALWSSCSPDFGTQGIIDRFGQIEPKILFAIESYYYNGKHIKCNDKIEAITRTIGSIKTTVLISEFDELKIGGNESQKLPDDKVLKLSDLLKSTSDKIEFVQLPFDHPVYIMYSSGTTGIPKCIVHGAGGTLLQHYKELPLHTNLKREDVITYYTTCGWMMWNWLVSSLYVGATIFLYDGSPVFPDENVLWEKIDEHNISIFGTSPKFLTLCQKAETRVSHLYNLKSLHTILSTGSPLSDENFKWVYENVKGDLQLSSISGGTDIISCFMLGNPNLPVYSGELQCRGLGMAVKAFDEKGESVIEQKGELVCVNPFPSMPVYFWNDADNEKYISAYFNSYPGIWRHGDLVKITENGGIIIYGRSDATLNPGGVRIGTAEIYRVVESMDEISDSIVVGQKWQNDVRVILFIVMKEGFIFSTDFIDKVKLKIRNATTPRHVPSKIIQIKQVPHTINGKKVELAVTKILNGEEIDNKEALANPEALEQFYNIPALK, from the coding sequence ATGATTGAAGAAGACAAACAACCGATCTGGTCACCCTCGGAAGAACGTATAAATAATTCCAACCTTACCGCATTTATAAAGTATGTCAGTCAGAACGAAAAAAAATATTTCGGTTCATACAATGATTTTTATGAATGGTCAGTAACTGAAATTGAAAAGTTCTGGGAGTACTTATTAAAGTACAGCGGAATTAAATTTTCCTTGCAATACAAGAAAGTTTTATCTGATCATTCAATGCCCGGTGCTAAATGGTTTGAAGGATCAAAACTAAACTTTGCTGAAAACCTGCTTCGATTTCGTGATGATAAAATCGCAATTATAAGTTCACGTGAACATTTCCCTGAAGTTAAACTGACTTATTCGGATCTGTATGAACGAGTTAATTCAGTCGCAAATTATCTTAAACAACTTGGAGTTAAAGAAGGTGATAGAGTTGCGGGTCTGGTTACAAACATACCTGAAGCGATTATTGCAATGTTAGCAACGACAAGTCTGGGAGCTTTATGGTCATCATGCTCCCCGGATTTCGGTACACAGGGAATTATTGACAGGTTCGGGCAGATCGAACCGAAAATTTTATTCGCAATTGAATCTTATTATTACAACGGTAAACACATCAAATGTAATGATAAGATCGAAGCGATAACCCGAACAATTGGAAGTATAAAAACAACCGTTCTTATTTCTGAGTTCGATGAACTGAAAATAGGTGGCAATGAATCACAGAAACTACCTGATGATAAAGTATTGAAATTAAGTGACTTACTTAAAAGTACTTCTGATAAAATTGAGTTTGTTCAACTTCCGTTTGACCATCCGGTTTATATTATGTATTCGTCGGGCACAACAGGAATTCCCAAGTGTATTGTCCACGGTGCCGGCGGAACATTACTTCAGCATTATAAAGAACTGCCTTTACATACAAACTTAAAACGTGAAGATGTAATAACCTATTATACAACCTGCGGCTGGATGATGTGGAATTGGTTAGTTAGCTCATTATATGTGGGAGCAACAATTTTTTTATATGACGGCAGTCCCGTCTTTCCGGATGAAAATGTTTTGTGGGAAAAGATTGATGAACACAACATCTCAATATTTGGTACAAGTCCTAAGTTTTTAACTCTGTGTCAAAAAGCGGAGACACGAGTAAGTCATCTTTATAATTTAAAATCGCTTCATACAATTCTTTCTACAGGCTCACCACTTTCAGATGAAAATTTTAAATGGGTTTATGAAAATGTTAAAGGCGATCTGCAGCTTTCTTCAATCTCAGGCGGTACAGATATCATAAGTTGTTTTATGCTCGGCAATCCGAATCTCCCTGTTTATTCAGGTGAACTTCAGTGCAGAGGATTAGGTATGGCTGTAAAAGCATTTGATGAAAAAGGTGAATCAGTTATTGAACAGAAAGGTGAACTTGTTTGTGTTAATCCTTTCCCTTCGATGCCTGTTTATTTCTGGAATGATGCTGATAATGAAAAATATATTTCCGCTTACTTCAATTCCTATCCCGGTATCTGGAGGCATGGTGACCTTGTTAAGATAACTGAAAACGGTGGAATTATTATTTACGGTAGATCGGACGCAACATTAAATCCCGGTGGTGTAAGAATCGGTACAGCGGAAATTTATCGTGTTGTTGAGTCGATGGATGAAATTTCAGACAGCATAGTTGTCGGGCAAAAATGGCAGAATGATGTTCGTGTAATTCTTTTCATTGTTATGAAAGAAGGATTTATTTTTTCGACAGATTTTATAGATAAAGTAAAACTAAAAATCAGGAACGCTACAACACCAAGACATGTTCCTTCCAAAATTATTCAGATAAAACAGGTACCTCATACAATCAATGGAAAAAAAGTTGAACTTGCCGTTACAAAAATCCTAAACGGAGAGGAGATTGATAACAAAGAAGCGCTTGCTAACCCCGAAGCACTCGAACAGTTTTATAATATTCCCGCTTTAAAATAA
- a CDS encoding YeeE/YedE family protein — translation MNAPLFKFDSFGNEFSLIVAVIIGIGFGFFLERAGFGSAKKLAAQFYFRDLAVFKVMFTAIVTAMIGIFYLSWIGFVDLSLVYLTPTNLLPQVVGGLLLGIGFVIGGYCPGTSVVASSTGKIDGVIYLVGVIFGIFVFGEFFPLIENFYNSSDMGKVTLPQYFNLPYGLVVFAVVLMALGGFIGAEKVEKIFAKKSLEK, via the coding sequence ATGAACGCACCACTCTTTAAATTCGATTCATTCGGAAACGAATTCAGTCTGATTGTTGCTGTTATTATCGGAATAGGTTTCGGCTTTTTCCTTGAACGTGCCGGATTTGGAAGTGCAAAAAAATTAGCGGCACAATTTTATTTCAGAGATCTCGCTGTATTTAAGGTGATGTTCACCGCTATAGTTACAGCAATGATCGGAATATTTTATTTATCGTGGATAGGATTCGTGGACTTATCACTTGTATATCTTACTCCTACAAATTTATTACCGCAGGTCGTCGGCGGATTATTGCTGGGAATTGGATTTGTGATTGGAGGTTACTGTCCCGGCACTTCAGTCGTTGCCAGTTCAACAGGAAAGATTGACGGAGTGATTTACTTAGTGGGCGTCATTTTTGGAATTTTTGTTTTCGGTGAATTTTTTCCTCTCATCGAAAATTTTTACAACTCATCTGATATGGGAAAAGTTACTCTGCCGCAGTATTTCAATTTACCTTATGGCTTAGTTGTTTTTGCTGTTGTGCTGATGGCACTCGGCGGATTTATTGGTGCAGAAAAAGTTGAGAAGATTTTTGCAAAAAAATCTTTGGAGAAATAA
- a CDS encoding outer membrane protein transport protein, producing the protein MKHKITLFIFSALFLFNTSLLANGLSLNSVGPRAFGMGGAFVGLANDYSAIYWNPAGLSLLNGNYISIFGTDIIPTSTYKYAPAGVDAESKVNHYLSPNLMGYLSFKPSIDLTIGLGVYVPAGIGSEWEGADLKNLAGGNTVEWMSKIGVINISPVVAYKINENFQVGAAFNIYYAMFDLKRHGGGPAQYSEESTGLGFGVTIGALVKVNDMISVGASFRTKSNVTMNGTATNPAMLAIPGNTAAESDFDRDVAWPMWIAGGISVRPIDKLTLALDAQYSQWSKSENELVTEFKNQYWSGYLTPSGANKFILQWKDATQIRFGAEYEATECLKLRTGYYYDPAPAPDNTYNVLFPSMTYNGFTLGASYKISDFTIEGGAEYLIGGEREIPAPTSATDTPRFPGTHQTNITAFTIGVGYEF; encoded by the coding sequence ATGAAACATAAAATAACCCTGTTCATTTTTTCTGCTCTCTTTTTATTTAACACATCTCTTCTTGCTAACGGATTGAGTCTTAACAGTGTCGGTCCCAGAGCGTTTGGTATGGGCGGCGCTTTTGTCGGTTTGGCAAATGACTACTCTGCAATTTACTGGAACCCCGCAGGTTTGTCTCTTCTGAATGGAAACTACATTTCGATTTTTGGAACTGACATCATTCCAACATCTACTTACAAATACGCACCTGCAGGTGTTGATGCTGAATCAAAAGTAAATCATTATCTATCACCTAATCTGATGGGTTACCTGAGTTTTAAACCAAGCATAGATCTTACTATTGGTCTTGGAGTTTATGTACCTGCTGGTATAGGTTCTGAATGGGAAGGTGCTGACCTTAAAAATTTAGCAGGCGGAAATACGGTCGAATGGATGAGTAAAATTGGAGTAATAAATATTTCTCCCGTTGTTGCATATAAGATAAATGAAAACTTCCAGGTAGGTGCTGCATTTAATATTTACTATGCAATGTTTGATCTTAAAAGACATGGTGGTGGTCCGGCACAGTATTCAGAAGAATCAACCGGTCTGGGTTTTGGTGTTACAATAGGAGCACTTGTAAAAGTAAATGATATGATTTCTGTTGGTGCATCATTTAGAACCAAATCAAATGTTACAATGAATGGTACAGCAACAAATCCCGCAATGTTAGCAATACCCGGTAATACAGCAGCCGAAAGTGATTTTGATCGTGATGTTGCCTGGCCAATGTGGATTGCCGGTGGTATTTCAGTAAGACCAATTGATAAACTAACCCTGGCATTAGATGCTCAGTACAGCCAATGGTCAAAAAGCGAAAATGAATTAGTAACAGAATTTAAAAATCAATACTGGTCAGGATATCTTACTCCTTCCGGTGCAAACAAATTCATCTTACAATGGAAAGATGCTACACAAATCAGGTTTGGTGCTGAATATGAAGCAACCGAATGCCTGAAATTAAGAACCGGATATTATTATGATCCTGCACCAGCCCCAGATAACACTTATAATGTTTTATTCCCAAGTATGACTTACAATGGCTTTACCTTAGGCGCTAGCTATAAAATATCTGATTTTACGATTGAAGGTGGTGCTGAATACCTTATTGGCGGAGAGAGAGAAATTCCTGCACCAACAAGTGCTACAGATACACCCAGATTCCCGGGAACACATCAGACAAACATTACTGCGTTCACAATTGGTGTTGGTTACGAGTTCTAA
- a CDS encoding STAS domain-containing protein: MNFPKETEKDITVIKVNLSKATMKEAGELKNTVAESLSNGSSKFIIDFSQCEFMDSTFISALINSLKNVSKVNGKLFLANVHSESMSLMELTGTSKVFSFYPTVKDALKSFQ, encoded by the coding sequence ATGAACTTTCCGAAGGAAACTGAAAAAGATATTACAGTTATAAAAGTAAATCTCAGTAAAGCTACGATGAAAGAAGCCGGGGAACTGAAAAATACCGTTGCAGAATCGCTGAGTAACGGCTCATCAAAATTCATCATTGATTTTTCCCAATGCGAGTTTATGGATTCAACCTTCATTAGTGCTTTGATTAACTCACTTAAAAATGTAAGTAAGGTTAATGGTAAACTATTCCTCGCAAATGTACATTCAGAAAGCATGTCGTTGATGGAACTGACAGGAACTTCAAAAGTATTTTCTTTTTATCCCACAGTTAAAGACGCTCTAAAAAGTTTTCAATGA